The Candidatus Angelobacter sp. genome contains a region encoding:
- a CDS encoding DUF1080 domain-containing protein gives MRSNRFVVPTATLLAGFLTACVSTSRESGFVSLFDGHSLSGWTLVEKKGGGYGVKDGVLYCARGGGGNLLSERDYADFVLRLEFKLEPGSNNGIAIRAPLRGGSVAYEGMEIQILDDSAPQYTGLRPAQYCGSIYDVVAARRGALKPPGEWNTEEITCAGRLLKVTLNGHMIVDANLNEITDPQVLAKHPGLLRERGRIGFLGHDDYVEFRNIRIKELPRFPRNNVAPEGFTRLFDGVSLTGWKGLVADPPARAKMSAAELGDAQAKADQLMREHWKVSDGTVVYQGNGFDNLCTAREYRDFELVADWKINEGGDSGIYLRGSPQVQIWDPTSGKANPRHEGSGGLYNNQKNPSGPLKLADHYPGEWNHFDILMIGDKVTVYLNDELVVHDATLENYWERSKPIYPAGQIELQAHKEPVWFRNLFIRELPRK, from the coding sequence ATGCGTTCGAATCGTTTTGTTGTTCCAACCGCCACGTTGCTGGCCGGCTTCCTCACGGCCTGCGTTTCGACCTCCAGGGAGTCCGGTTTCGTTTCGTTGTTCGATGGACACAGCCTCAGCGGCTGGACGCTTGTTGAGAAAAAGGGGGGCGGTTATGGCGTCAAGGACGGCGTGCTGTACTGCGCGCGCGGCGGCGGCGGCAACCTGCTTTCGGAAAGGGATTATGCGGATTTCGTCCTGCGGCTGGAGTTCAAGCTCGAGCCCGGTTCGAACAATGGCATCGCTATTCGAGCTCCTCTACGAGGCGGCTCGGTTGCTTACGAGGGAATGGAAATCCAGATCCTCGACGACAGCGCCCCACAATACACCGGCCTGCGCCCCGCCCAGTATTGCGGATCCATCTACGACGTCGTCGCGGCGCGTCGCGGCGCGTTAAAGCCACCCGGAGAATGGAACACAGAGGAAATCACCTGCGCGGGCCGCCTGCTAAAGGTCACGCTGAACGGCCACATGATCGTCGATGCCAACCTGAACGAGATCACCGACCCGCAGGTTCTCGCCAAGCATCCCGGCCTGTTGCGCGAACGCGGACGCATTGGTTTTCTTGGCCACGACGACTATGTCGAGTTTCGAAACATCCGCATCAAGGAACTGCCCCGGTTTCCGCGAAACAACGTCGCGCCGGAAGGGTTCACCCGGCTGTTTGACGGAGTCAGTCTGACAGGCTGGAAGGGACTGGTGGCGGACCCGCCCGCGCGCGCAAAGATGTCGGCAGCCGAACTGGGGGACGCGCAAGCGAAGGCCGATCAATTGATGCGCGAACATTGGAAAGTGTCGGACGGAACCGTGGTTTATCAGGGCAACGGCTTCGACAATCTTTGCACCGCGCGTGAGTACCGCGACTTCGAACTGGTGGCGGACTGGAAGATCAACGAGGGCGGCGACAGCGGAATCTATTTACGCGGCAGCCCGCAGGTGCAGATTTGGGACCCGACCAGCGGCAAGGCCAACCCTCGGCACGAGGGCTCAGGCGGACTCTACAATAATCAGAAGAACCCGAGCGGGCCGTTGAAACTGGCGGATCATTATCCCGGTGAGTGGAACCATTTCGATATTCTGATGATTGGCGACAAGGTGACGGTTTATTTGAATGATGAGCTCGTCGTGCATGATGCTACACTCGAAAACTACTGGGAGCGCAGCAAACCGATTTATCCGGCCGGTCAGATTGAACTACAGGCGCACAAGGAACCCGTCTGGTTCAGGAACCTTTTCATCCGGGAACTGCCGCGCAAATAA